A portion of the Bactrocera neohumeralis isolate Rockhampton chromosome 2, APGP_CSIRO_Bneo_wtdbg2-racon-allhic-juicebox.fasta_v2, whole genome shotgun sequence genome contains these proteins:
- the LOC126767293 gene encoding TBC1 domain family member 4 isoform X5 has protein sequence MFTVPFHRDTILTTSLSDASTLNKSRTMAELMHQMRDPAHTLGGSVGSIPQTFVANGSSNDLSMQRALTGNGIHATPATNLKLSEAVRNAQHDASPNIISSKMKSSKSYTHGLSNSAGTVHIPTSTSAQSNLSLLADISPNHTHFFEVMYVGKIRVSHKRVPFSFIDDALPKFKAYDAQRTRLMQLTATATASAATTAAASNRKLSLNVESSNVNAHANSSTVTFDLKAISLKESDAEESAAEMVEGASAETEAETSTETETEAEQQDAMPRKSMKESIAEEGVTQIVGDEQNTSNKSNKLPKRLLRGISQTELPVKKDIPKQRDRSASYGCIPPFVEQNRTMVFLVGRSDLRLISPDRKQVLLYKDFKDVASCAQGQKNPDHFGIICREVHNDGYIGYVFKCQSDHVCDDIVAAISQAFVTCAEQKKKEATQIFSCEHCPMLWYHKLCSDVEGLSEKKTQAMIFRRIESLTDDEQDMIWAKYYGSEKTSSPLSEQNQFLMMLLRAHCESRQQRHVHDTAENRSEFLNQYLGGSTIFMKAKRSLTNSFDHLLKRKASKDDIGIAHDLRDHQIREKSAEPHPVSRSGNETPPEGFRSRSNTIGSASPSKPNAEHLKSPMMDIFIKVGNSPKESEAHKASWRHAILNSVVTPSKGMDGDAQNEFMSPMRITKRIRGKRSREELRDLWKTAIRQTILLNRMETENAMLQARQNENELKRIKLDYEEIVPCDKQLIERWEQIIERDSMKIANKKDPKVLAQAIKCGVPRSKRGDVWTFLADQHSMNTAPVDTKKFPNFNTPYHTLLKNLTEHQHAIFIDLGRTFPNHKFYKDPLGVGQLSLFNLLKAYSILDPELGYCQGLGFICGILLLHCDEADAFQLLKHLMFRRQMRTKYLPDMKKFQLQLYQLSRLVKDHLPELYIWLDQNDVSPTLYAAPWILTVFSSQFPLGFVARVFDLLFLESSEVIFKFAIALLTVHKDELLARDNFEEIMDYLKTVVPKMEAHTMEKIMKLVFTLDVSKQLTEYNVEYNVLQEEISTANHHLEMLNREKTRNMHLEQQLQFAQSSIAQLEKTRSSQQTQITSLQTQVQSLELTIQTLGHFVTQLAEQNVELELPGDVRRILQQLDDLERQRRRPHFTERKIGKSVSVNSHLGFPLKVLEELNEREEHGSPQKKKEKTPFFEHTYEQLRQQRYAQQQQNAQTSPTTQQPRKLLNSASNSLDDNQYQTQTQQQRPNRLLDSADIQTKPTELKLPDQSEQPFDSANIRSPLEVDSGVGTPLSPPSTSSNSSSSGLSTGSSSGGSLFSRMGYRNTPTALSPLSSRQTLYGAGSVPATTTPGGKVVPAVAIIAPAEQSQTGAEMHPLSMVGEVNVRFNGTTQLKSIRPVHHMRPMATVAAGVAAAAATALQEQPSKTASEISSSNEAINTDAANGRS, from the exons ATGGCCGAGCTCATGCATCAAATGCGTGATCCTGCGCACACACTTGGCGGCTCTGTGGGCAGCATACCGCAGACCTTTGTCGCCAACGGCTCCAGCAATGACTTGTCCATGCAACGCGCACTCACCGGCAACGGCATACACGCCACACCGGCCACCAATCTCAAGCTCAGCGAAGCCGTACGCAATGCTCAACACGATGCTAGTCCCAATATTATTTCGTCTAAGATGAAATCGTCTAAATCGTATACGCATGGCTTGAGCAACTCAGCGGGCACC GTGCACATTCCGACATCTACCTCCGCGCAGAGTAATCTGTCATTGCTCGCCGATATCTCACCCAATCACACACACTTCTTCGAAGTCATGTATGTGGGTAAAATACGCGTCTCACACAAGCGCGTGCCCTTCTCATTCATCGATGACGCCCTGCCCAAGTTCAAGGCGTACGACGCGCAACGTACACGTCTCATGCAGTTGACCGCCACCGCCACGGCCAGCGCTGCAACAACGGCAGCAGCGTCTAATCGCAAACTCTCCTTGAATGTTGAGTCCAGCAATGTCAATGCGCACGCCAATAGTAGTACCGTAACGTTCGATCTGAAAGCCATTTCGCTCAAAGAGAGTGATGCTGAAGAGTCAGCGGCAGAAATGGTTGAGGGCGCGAGCGCAGAAACAGAAGCCGAAACATCGACGGAGACAGAAACGGAAGCTGAGCAGCAGGATGCAATGCCACGCAAGTCGATGAAAGAAAGTATTGCAGAGGAAGGCGTTACACAAATCGTTGGGGATGAGCAGAACACATCAAATAAATCGAATAAATTACCAAAGCGATTATTGCGCGGCATTAGTCAGACTGAACTTCCTGTGAAAAAAGA CATACCCAAGCAACGCGATCGCTCCGCCTCGTACGGTTGTATTCCTCCATTTGTAGAGCAGAATCGTACCATGGTCTTTCTGGTGGGCCGGTCTGATTTGCGGCTCATCTCGCCAGATCGCAAGCAAGTGTTGCTATACAAGGACTTCAAGGATGTGGCCAGCTGCGCGCAGGGACAAAAGAATCCCGATCATTTCGGCATCATCTGTCGTGAGGTGCATAATGATGGCTACATAGGTTATGTCTTTAAATGTCAGTCGGATCATGTGTGCGACGATATAGTGGCGGCCATTTCGCAAGCTTTCGTCACTTGCGCAGAACAAAAGAAAAAGGAAGCCACACAGATCTTCTCGTGTGAACACTGTCCCATGTTGTGGTATCACAAACTCTGTAGCGACGTTGAAGGTTTGAGTGAGAAGAAAACACAAGCGATGATATTCCGTCGCATAGAATCGCTTACCGACGATGAGCAGGACATGATTTGGGCCAAGTACTATGGTTCGGAGAAGACCAGCTCACCGCTGTCGGAGCAAAATCAATTCTTGATGATGCTCTTACGTGCGCATTGTGAGTCACGTCAGCAAAGGCATGTGCACGACACTGCTGAGAATCGTTCAGAGTTCTTGAATCAATACTTGGGTGGTAGTACGATTTTCATGAAAGCCAAACGTTCGCTCACCAATTCATTTGATCATCTGTTGAAACGTAAAGCATCCAAGGATGACATTGGCATAGCGCATGATTTGCGCGATCATCAGATACGTGAGAAATCGGCCGAGCCGCATCCGGTTAGTCGTAGTGGCAATGAGACACCACCGGAGGGTTTCCGCTCCCGTTCGAACACGATTGGTAGCGCAAGTCCGAGCAAACCCAATGCAGAGCACTTGAAGAGTCCCATGATGGATAT TTTCATTAAAGTTGGCAACAGTCCCAAGGAATCTGAAGCACATAAAGCTTCATGGCGTCACGCCATTTTAAACAGCGTGGTAACACCATCAAAGGGTATGGATGGCGATGCGCAGAATGAATTTATGTCACCAATGAGAATTACAA AACGCATACGCGGCAAACGGTCGCGTGAGGAGCTTCGCGATCTCTGGAAGACCGCCATACGTCAGACCATACTGTTGAATCGCATGGAAACCGAGAATGCTATGTTACAGGCTCGtcaaaatgaaaatgagctCAAACGCATCAAACTCGACTATGAAGAAATCGTGCCATGCGACAAACAGCTGATCGAGCGTTGGGAGCAGATCATTGAACGTGACTCCATGAAAATCGCCAATAAGAAGGATCCCAAAGTGCTAGCACAAGCCATTAAATGTGGTGTGCCACGTTCGAAACGTGGTGATGTTTGGACCTTCCTCGCCGATCAGCATTCCATGAATACAGCACCAGTGGATACCAAGAAATTTCCCAATTTCAATACGCCCTATCATACTTTGCTGAAAAATCTCACCGAACATCAGCATGCCATCTTTATTGATCTGGGACGCACCTTCCCTAATCATAAATTCTACAAAGATCCATTAGGTGTAGGACAATTGTCGCTGTTCAATTTGCTGAAAGCCTACTCCATACTCGATCCAGAGCTGGGCTACTGTCAAGGTTTGGGTTTCATATGCggcatattgttgttgcat tgCGATGAGGCGGACGCTTTTCAATTGCTCAAACATCTCATGTTTCGTCGTCAGATGCGCACGAAATATTTGCCGGATATGAAGAAATTCCAGTTGCAGTTGTATCAACTATCACGACTCGTCAAAGATCACTTGCCTGAATTATACATTTGGCTCGATCAGAATGACGTGTCGCCCACTCTGTATGCCGCACCCTGGATTCTAACTGTATTCAGCTCACAATTTCCGCTGGGTTTCGTGGCACGCGTTTTCGATTTGCTTTTCCTCGAGTCATCGGAGGTGATTTTCAAATTCGCCATCGCTCTGCTGACGGTGCACAAGGACGAGTTGCTGGCCCGCGACAACTTTGAGGAAATTATGGATTATCTAAAAACGGTTGTGCCGAAAATGGAAGCTCACACAAtggagaaaataatgaaattg GTATTCACTTTGGACGTCAGCAAGCAGCTGACCGAATATAATGTGGAATACAATGTATTACAAGAAGAGATCTCAACAGCAAATCACCACTTGGAGATGTTGAACAGAGAGAAAACACGTAATATGCATCTCGAACAGCAACTACAG TTTGCTCAATCGTCGATCGCCCAGTTGGAGAAGACACGCTCCTCTCAGCAAACGCAAATCACCTCGCTGCAAACACAAGTACAATCGCTGGAGTTGACCATACAAACGCTGGGTCACTTTGTCACTCAATTGGCCGAACAAAATGTCGAGCTCGAATTGCCCGGTGATGTGCGACGCATACTGCAACAGCTGGACGATTTGGAGCGTCAGCGGCGCCGACCACACTTCACTGAACGCAAAATTGGCAAATCCGTGTCGGTCAATAGTCATTTGGGGTTTCCACTAAAAGTGTTAGAAGAGTTGAACGAAAGAGAAGAACATGGTTCGCCACAAAAGAAGAAGGAGAAGACACCTTTTTTTGAGCACACCTACGAACAATTGCGACAACAACGCTatgcacaacagcaacaaaacgcTCAAACTTCACCAACAACACAACAGCCACGAAAGTTATTAAATAGCGCCAGCAATTCGCTGGACGACAACCAATACCAAACACAAACGCAACAGCAACGGCCAAATCGCCTACTTGACTCAGCAGACATACAAACGAAGCCCACAGAACTCAAGTTGCCCGATCAGTCGGAGCAGCCATTCGATAGCGCCAACATTCGCAGCCCACTTGAGGTGGACAGCGGCGTGGGCACACCACTTAGCCCGCCCAGCACGAGCAGCAACAGTAGTAGCAGCGGCCTCAGTACAGGCTCCAGCAGTGGTGGCAGTCTCTTCAGTCGTATGGGTTACAGAAATACACCAACGGCACTGTCACCGTTAAGTAGTCGGCAGACTTTGTATGGCGCCGGCAGTGTgccggcaacaacaacacctgGTGGCAAAGTCGTGCCAGCTGTCGCGATTATTGCGCCCGCCGAGCAATCACAGACCGGTGCAG
- the LOC126767293 gene encoding TBC1 domain family member 4 isoform X3, with translation MFTVPFHRDTILTTSLSDASTLNKSRTMAELMHQMRDPAHTLGGSVGSIPQTFVANGSSNDLSMQRALTGNGIHATPATNLKLSEAVRNAQHDASPNIISSKMKSSKSYTHGLSNSAGTVHIPTSTSAQSNLSLLADISPNHTHFFEVMYVGKIRVSHKRVPFSFIDDALPKFKAYDAQRTRLMQLTATATASAATTAAASNRKLSLNVESSNVNAHANSSTVTFDLKAISLKESDAEESAAEMVEGASAETEAETSTETETEAEQQDAMPRKSMKESIAEEGVTQIVGDEQNTSNKSNKLPKRLLRGISQTELPVKKDATTEEEKVAGPRADVSLAPNVIINKHPSPPRQAQEEEASKQQAKQQEKTTTTTTASDESQQQMLKIPQQPTYATLDTIPKQRDRSASYGCIPPFVEQNRTMVFLVGRSDLRLISPDRKQVLLYKDFKDVASCAQGQKNPDHFGIICREVHNDGYIGYVFKCQSDHVCDDIVAAISQAFVTCAEQKKKEATQIFSCEHCPMLWYHKLCSDVEGLSEKKTQAMIFRRIESLTDDEQDMIWAKYYGSEKTSSPLSEQNQFLMMLLRAHCESRQQRHVHDTAENRSEFLNQYLGGSTIFMKAKRSLTNSFDHLLKRKASKDDIGIAHDLRDHQIREKSAEPHPVSRSGNETPPEGFRSRSNTIGSASPSKPNAEHLKSPMMDIFIKVGNSPKESEAHKASWRHAILNSVVTPSKGMDGDAQNEFMSPMRITKRIRGKRSREELRDLWKTAIRQTILLNRMETENAMLQARQNENELKRIKLDYEEIVPCDKQLIERWEQIIERDSMKIANKKDPKVLAQAIKCGVPRSKRGDVWTFLADQHSMNTAPVDTKKFPNFNTPYHTLLKNLTEHQHAIFIDLGRTFPNHKFYKDPLGVGQLSLFNLLKAYSILDPELGYCQGLGFICGILLLHCDEADAFQLLKHLMFRRQMRTKYLPDMKKFQLQLYQLSRLVKDHLPELYIWLDQNDVSPTLYAAPWILTVFSSQFPLGFVARVFDLLFLESSEVIFKFAIALLTVHKDELLARDNFEEIMDYLKTVVPKMEAHTMEKIMKLVFTLDVSKQLTEYNVEYNVLQEEISTANHHLEMLNREKTRNMHLEQQLQFAQSSIAQLEKTRSSQQTQITSLQTQVQSLELTIQTLGHFVTQLAEQNVELELPGDVRRILQQLDDLERQRRRPHFTERKIGKSVSVNSHLGFPLKVLEELNEREEHGSPQKKKEKTPFFEHTYEQLRQQRYAQQQQNAQTSPTTQQPRKLLNSASNSLDDNQYQTQTQQQRPNRLLDSADIQTKPTELKLPDQSEQPFDSANIRSPLEVDSGVGTPLSPPSTSSNSSSSGLSTGSSSGGSLFSRMGYRNTPTALSPLSSRQTLYGAGSVPATTTPGGKVVPAVAIIAPAEQSQTGAEMHPLSMVGEVNVRFNGTTQLKSIRPVHHMRPMATVAAGVAAAAATALQEQPSKTASEISSSNEAINTDAANGRS, from the exons ATGGCCGAGCTCATGCATCAAATGCGTGATCCTGCGCACACACTTGGCGGCTCTGTGGGCAGCATACCGCAGACCTTTGTCGCCAACGGCTCCAGCAATGACTTGTCCATGCAACGCGCACTCACCGGCAACGGCATACACGCCACACCGGCCACCAATCTCAAGCTCAGCGAAGCCGTACGCAATGCTCAACACGATGCTAGTCCCAATATTATTTCGTCTAAGATGAAATCGTCTAAATCGTATACGCATGGCTTGAGCAACTCAGCGGGCACC GTGCACATTCCGACATCTACCTCCGCGCAGAGTAATCTGTCATTGCTCGCCGATATCTCACCCAATCACACACACTTCTTCGAAGTCATGTATGTGGGTAAAATACGCGTCTCACACAAGCGCGTGCCCTTCTCATTCATCGATGACGCCCTGCCCAAGTTCAAGGCGTACGACGCGCAACGTACACGTCTCATGCAGTTGACCGCCACCGCCACGGCCAGCGCTGCAACAACGGCAGCAGCGTCTAATCGCAAACTCTCCTTGAATGTTGAGTCCAGCAATGTCAATGCGCACGCCAATAGTAGTACCGTAACGTTCGATCTGAAAGCCATTTCGCTCAAAGAGAGTGATGCTGAAGAGTCAGCGGCAGAAATGGTTGAGGGCGCGAGCGCAGAAACAGAAGCCGAAACATCGACGGAGACAGAAACGGAAGCTGAGCAGCAGGATGCAATGCCACGCAAGTCGATGAAAGAAAGTATTGCAGAGGAAGGCGTTACACAAATCGTTGGGGATGAGCAGAACACATCAAATAAATCGAATAAATTACCAAAGCGATTATTGCGCGGCATTAGTCAGACTGAACTTCCTGTGAAAAAAGA TGCAACcacagaagaagaaaaagtagCAGGTCCAAGGGCAGATGTGTCACTTGCACCGAATGTTATAATCAACAAACATCCATCACCGCCACGTCAAGCGCAGGAGGAGGAGGCTTCCAAACAGCAAGCgaagcaacaagaaaaaacgaccacaacaacaacagcatctgATGAAAGTCAACAGCAAATGCTCAAGATACCACAACAACCAACCTACGCAACGCTCGACAC CATACCCAAGCAACGCGATCGCTCCGCCTCGTACGGTTGTATTCCTCCATTTGTAGAGCAGAATCGTACCATGGTCTTTCTGGTGGGCCGGTCTGATTTGCGGCTCATCTCGCCAGATCGCAAGCAAGTGTTGCTATACAAGGACTTCAAGGATGTGGCCAGCTGCGCGCAGGGACAAAAGAATCCCGATCATTTCGGCATCATCTGTCGTGAGGTGCATAATGATGGCTACATAGGTTATGTCTTTAAATGTCAGTCGGATCATGTGTGCGACGATATAGTGGCGGCCATTTCGCAAGCTTTCGTCACTTGCGCAGAACAAAAGAAAAAGGAAGCCACACAGATCTTCTCGTGTGAACACTGTCCCATGTTGTGGTATCACAAACTCTGTAGCGACGTTGAAGGTTTGAGTGAGAAGAAAACACAAGCGATGATATTCCGTCGCATAGAATCGCTTACCGACGATGAGCAGGACATGATTTGGGCCAAGTACTATGGTTCGGAGAAGACCAGCTCACCGCTGTCGGAGCAAAATCAATTCTTGATGATGCTCTTACGTGCGCATTGTGAGTCACGTCAGCAAAGGCATGTGCACGACACTGCTGAGAATCGTTCAGAGTTCTTGAATCAATACTTGGGTGGTAGTACGATTTTCATGAAAGCCAAACGTTCGCTCACCAATTCATTTGATCATCTGTTGAAACGTAAAGCATCCAAGGATGACATTGGCATAGCGCATGATTTGCGCGATCATCAGATACGTGAGAAATCGGCCGAGCCGCATCCGGTTAGTCGTAGTGGCAATGAGACACCACCGGAGGGTTTCCGCTCCCGTTCGAACACGATTGGTAGCGCAAGTCCGAGCAAACCCAATGCAGAGCACTTGAAGAGTCCCATGATGGATAT TTTCATTAAAGTTGGCAACAGTCCCAAGGAATCTGAAGCACATAAAGCTTCATGGCGTCACGCCATTTTAAACAGCGTGGTAACACCATCAAAGGGTATGGATGGCGATGCGCAGAATGAATTTATGTCACCAATGAGAATTACAA AACGCATACGCGGCAAACGGTCGCGTGAGGAGCTTCGCGATCTCTGGAAGACCGCCATACGTCAGACCATACTGTTGAATCGCATGGAAACCGAGAATGCTATGTTACAGGCTCGtcaaaatgaaaatgagctCAAACGCATCAAACTCGACTATGAAGAAATCGTGCCATGCGACAAACAGCTGATCGAGCGTTGGGAGCAGATCATTGAACGTGACTCCATGAAAATCGCCAATAAGAAGGATCCCAAAGTGCTAGCACAAGCCATTAAATGTGGTGTGCCACGTTCGAAACGTGGTGATGTTTGGACCTTCCTCGCCGATCAGCATTCCATGAATACAGCACCAGTGGATACCAAGAAATTTCCCAATTTCAATACGCCCTATCATACTTTGCTGAAAAATCTCACCGAACATCAGCATGCCATCTTTATTGATCTGGGACGCACCTTCCCTAATCATAAATTCTACAAAGATCCATTAGGTGTAGGACAATTGTCGCTGTTCAATTTGCTGAAAGCCTACTCCATACTCGATCCAGAGCTGGGCTACTGTCAAGGTTTGGGTTTCATATGCggcatattgttgttgcat tgCGATGAGGCGGACGCTTTTCAATTGCTCAAACATCTCATGTTTCGTCGTCAGATGCGCACGAAATATTTGCCGGATATGAAGAAATTCCAGTTGCAGTTGTATCAACTATCACGACTCGTCAAAGATCACTTGCCTGAATTATACATTTGGCTCGATCAGAATGACGTGTCGCCCACTCTGTATGCCGCACCCTGGATTCTAACTGTATTCAGCTCACAATTTCCGCTGGGTTTCGTGGCACGCGTTTTCGATTTGCTTTTCCTCGAGTCATCGGAGGTGATTTTCAAATTCGCCATCGCTCTGCTGACGGTGCACAAGGACGAGTTGCTGGCCCGCGACAACTTTGAGGAAATTATGGATTATCTAAAAACGGTTGTGCCGAAAATGGAAGCTCACACAAtggagaaaataatgaaattg GTATTCACTTTGGACGTCAGCAAGCAGCTGACCGAATATAATGTGGAATACAATGTATTACAAGAAGAGATCTCAACAGCAAATCACCACTTGGAGATGTTGAACAGAGAGAAAACACGTAATATGCATCTCGAACAGCAACTACAG TTTGCTCAATCGTCGATCGCCCAGTTGGAGAAGACACGCTCCTCTCAGCAAACGCAAATCACCTCGCTGCAAACACAAGTACAATCGCTGGAGTTGACCATACAAACGCTGGGTCACTTTGTCACTCAATTGGCCGAACAAAATGTCGAGCTCGAATTGCCCGGTGATGTGCGACGCATACTGCAACAGCTGGACGATTTGGAGCGTCAGCGGCGCCGACCACACTTCACTGAACGCAAAATTGGCAAATCCGTGTCGGTCAATAGTCATTTGGGGTTTCCACTAAAAGTGTTAGAAGAGTTGAACGAAAGAGAAGAACATGGTTCGCCACAAAAGAAGAAGGAGAAGACACCTTTTTTTGAGCACACCTACGAACAATTGCGACAACAACGCTatgcacaacagcaacaaaacgcTCAAACTTCACCAACAACACAACAGCCACGAAAGTTATTAAATAGCGCCAGCAATTCGCTGGACGACAACCAATACCAAACACAAACGCAACAGCAACGGCCAAATCGCCTACTTGACTCAGCAGACATACAAACGAAGCCCACAGAACTCAAGTTGCCCGATCAGTCGGAGCAGCCATTCGATAGCGCCAACATTCGCAGCCCACTTGAGGTGGACAGCGGCGTGGGCACACCACTTAGCCCGCCCAGCACGAGCAGCAACAGTAGTAGCAGCGGCCTCAGTACAGGCTCCAGCAGTGGTGGCAGTCTCTTCAGTCGTATGGGTTACAGAAATACACCAACGGCACTGTCACCGTTAAGTAGTCGGCAGACTTTGTATGGCGCCGGCAGTGTgccggcaacaacaacacctgGTGGCAAAGTCGTGCCAGCTGTCGCGATTATTGCGCCCGCCGAGCAATCACAGACCGGTGCAG